One Sodalinema gerasimenkoae IPPAS B-353 DNA segment encodes these proteins:
- a CDS encoding DUF3120 domain-containing protein — MFYYPFTNPTLYSQRASADKSQRPWWAIAELSTWLIFAGSIFLVSVPVFVEAPLVRHAPWLSLLLTLGWLWSSVSLLNSHRFWIWGDLLLGFSGSWFAGSIYWGWFRWEPLWHLPIECLALPLPLWCIYRHRLLIGSWFAVGSLLGTVITDVYFYVVDLIPQWRQLMRVEAELAMPIFQTAIAKVQTPWGGTCAIVLGGLLLLAGVLPLCLNRQEHGVFLHRWAFSGAVLSTILVDTLFWFAALAA, encoded by the coding sequence TTGTTTTACTATCCCTTTACTAACCCAACCCTTTATTCCCAGAGAGCTTCAGCAGATAAGAGCCAGCGTCCTTGGTGGGCGATCGCCGAGTTATCCACATGGCTAATTTTTGCCGGGTCGATTTTCTTGGTCTCTGTGCCGGTCTTCGTAGAAGCCCCTCTGGTTCGTCATGCCCCTTGGCTGAGTTTGCTGCTGACCTTGGGCTGGCTCTGGTCGAGTGTCAGTTTACTCAATTCTCACCGGTTTTGGATTTGGGGGGATTTGCTCCTGGGCTTTTCCGGGAGTTGGTTCGCCGGGTCGATTTACTGGGGCTGGTTTCGTTGGGAACCCCTCTGGCATCTACCCATTGAATGTTTGGCCTTACCCCTGCCCCTGTGGTGTATTTATCGCCATCGTCTGTTGATTGGCAGTTGGTTTGCGGTGGGGTCTTTGTTGGGAACAGTGATTACGGATGTGTATTTTTATGTGGTGGATCTGATTCCCCAATGGCGGCAGTTGATGCGGGTGGAGGCGGAGTTAGCGATGCCCATTTTTCAGACGGCGATCGCCAAGGTGCAAACTCCCTGGGGCGGAACCTGTGCCATTGTGTTGGGGGGACTGCTCTTGCTGGCTGGGGTATTGCCCCTCTGTCTGAATCGGCAAGAGCATGGGGTATTTCTCCATCGCTGGGCGTTCTCGGGGGCGGTTCTCAGCACAATCCTCGTCGATACTCTATTTTGGTTCGCGGCGCTTGCGGCCTAA
- a CDS encoding phycobiliprotein lyase: MDFSDFITQCAGKWFSQRTSHTIPPQALEAGTSDFWIDLIEPGDSTLLERCQSVGIAPEQVTCAIRTHWQGQVGTANQPNSGATFSLFVANDDPQQGQFWRWSEDKSDTSVIQGHYHLGEDEALNLSASTDSLTSEERLWFLNPNLRERTSVVTHKAGPRYASFCSEIRMGLK, from the coding sequence ATGGACTTTAGCGATTTCATCACCCAATGTGCGGGCAAGTGGTTTTCCCAACGAACTAGCCACACCATCCCGCCTCAAGCTCTAGAGGCTGGAACCTCTGATTTCTGGATTGATCTCATTGAACCCGGCGACAGCACCCTACTCGAACGCTGTCAATCCGTCGGCATCGCCCCGGAGCAGGTTACCTGTGCCATTCGCACCCATTGGCAAGGTCAAGTGGGAACCGCCAACCAGCCCAACAGCGGCGCTACCTTCAGCCTCTTCGTGGCCAACGACGACCCCCAGCAAGGACAATTTTGGCGTTGGAGTGAGGACAAATCCGACACCTCAGTAATTCAGGGCCACTACCATCTCGGCGAGGACGAAGCCCTAAATCTCAGCGCCAGCACCGACTCTCTCACCAGTGAGGAACGCCTCTGGTTCCTCAATCCCAACCTCAGAGAACGCACCAGCGTCGTCACCCACAAAGCCGGGCCCCGTTACGCCTCGTTCTGTTCAGAAATTCGCATGGGACTCAAGTGA
- the clpS gene encoding ATP-dependent Clp protease adapter ClpS, producing MTVVLSTAIVAATAPTVAPVKRDQTVRKPYPNFKVIVLDDDFNTFVHVANCLLKYIPHMTSDRAWELTNQVHHEGQAIVWVGPQEQAEFYHMQLGREGLTMAPLEPA from the coding sequence ATGACTGTTGTGCTTTCGACTGCGATCGTTGCTGCGACTGCGCCAACGGTTGCTCCCGTCAAGCGTGATCAAACGGTTCGTAAGCCGTATCCCAATTTCAAGGTCATTGTCCTAGACGATGACTTCAATACCTTTGTCCATGTGGCGAATTGTCTCCTGAAGTACATTCCCCATATGACTAGCGATCGCGCCTGGGAGTTAACAAACCAGGTTCATCATGAAGGTCAGGCGATCGTCTGGGTGGGGCCGCAGGAGCAGGCAGAATTTTACCATATGCAGTTAGGACGGGAGGGGCTAACGATGGCTCCGCTGGAACCGGCTTGA
- a CDS encoding NAD(P)H-quinone oxidoreductase subunit 4 produces the protein MAQFPWLTAIFLLPLVAAALIPIIPDRDGKTLRWYALGVGIIDFALMVITFGQHYNFADSSFQLVEQYPWVPQLGLNWSLAVDGLSAPLILLTGLVNVLAIAAAWNVSRKPRLFYSLILVLLSAQIGVFAAQDLLLFFLMWEVELVPVYLLISIWGGPKRQYAATKFILYTALASIFILVSGLTMAFWGDRITFDMAELGAKNFPIALELFAYAGFLIAFGVKLPIFPVHTWLPDAHGEASAPVSMILAGVLLKMGGYALIRLNVEVLPNAHIYFAPALVILGVVNILYGALTAFAQDNLKRRLACSSISHMGFVLIGIASFTEVGLNGAVLQMLSHGLIAAMLFFLAGVTYERTHTLSMEKMGGLAKVMPKTFALFTAGSMASLALPGMSGFIGELTVFIGISSSDAYSDSFKLVVVLLSAVGLIATPVYLLSMLRRIFYGDNRETQAEFDLNTWFDAKPREIIITACLLLPIVGIGFYPKLATQTYDVKTTEVASVVRNALPVFAQQRQQNRLFSGGLFAPDITSPQTLLGVADLGKGA, from the coding sequence ATGGCACAGTTTCCCTGGCTAACCGCCATTTTTCTCTTGCCCCTTGTGGCAGCCGCTCTTATTCCGATCATCCCCGATCGCGACGGTAAAACCTTGCGTTGGTATGCCCTCGGCGTTGGCATCATCGACTTCGCCCTGATGGTCATCACCTTTGGGCAACATTACAACTTCGCCGACTCCAGCTTCCAACTGGTCGAACAGTACCCCTGGGTCCCTCAACTCGGACTCAACTGGTCCTTAGCCGTCGATGGTCTGTCGGCGCCTCTGATCCTCCTAACCGGCTTAGTCAACGTCCTGGCCATCGCCGCCGCCTGGAACGTCAGCCGTAAGCCCCGCCTATTTTATAGTCTTATCCTCGTGCTGCTGAGCGCCCAAATTGGCGTCTTCGCCGCTCAAGACCTGCTCCTGTTCTTCCTGATGTGGGAAGTCGAGCTAGTTCCCGTGTATCTCCTTATCTCCATCTGGGGCGGACCCAAGCGCCAGTACGCTGCCACTAAATTTATTCTCTATACCGCACTCGCATCTATCTTTATTCTCGTCTCCGGCTTAACCATGGCCTTCTGGGGCGATCGCATCACCTTCGACATGGCCGAACTCGGGGCGAAAAACTTCCCCATCGCCCTAGAACTCTTCGCCTATGCCGGCTTCCTCATTGCCTTTGGCGTGAAGCTGCCCATCTTCCCCGTCCACACCTGGCTCCCAGATGCGCACGGTGAAGCCTCCGCCCCTGTCTCCATGATTTTGGCCGGAGTTCTCCTCAAGATGGGAGGCTATGCCCTAATTCGCCTCAACGTCGAAGTTCTACCCAACGCTCACATCTACTTCGCACCGGCCCTCGTCATCCTCGGCGTGGTCAACATCCTCTACGGGGCCTTAACCGCCTTTGCCCAAGATAACCTCAAGCGTCGTCTAGCCTGCTCCTCCATCTCCCACATGGGCTTTGTCCTCATCGGCATCGCCTCCTTTACCGAAGTGGGTTTAAACGGAGCCGTCTTACAAATGCTCTCCCATGGCCTAATCGCCGCCATGCTCTTCTTCCTCGCCGGTGTCACCTACGAACGCACCCACACCCTCTCCATGGAGAAAATGGGCGGTTTAGCCAAGGTCATGCCCAAAACCTTTGCCCTCTTCACCGCCGGTTCCATGGCCTCCCTGGCCCTCCCCGGCATGAGCGGTTTCATTGGTGAGTTAACTGTCTTCATCGGCATCTCCAGCAGTGACGCCTACAGCGATAGCTTCAAACTGGTAGTAGTCCTACTCTCCGCCGTGGGCTTAATCGCCACCCCGGTCTATCTCCTCTCCATGTTGCGCCGCATCTTCTACGGAGATAACCGCGAGACTCAAGCTGAGTTTGACCTCAACACCTGGTTTGACGCCAAGCCCCGCGAAATCATCATCACTGCCTGCTTATTGCTGCCCATCGTTGGTATCGGCTTCTATCCCAAGTTAGCCACCCAAACCTACGACGTGAAAACCACCGAGGTCGCCAGCGTCGTCCGTAACGCCCTACCGGTGTTCGCCCAACAGCGTCAGCAAAATCGCCTCTTCTCCGGGGGTTTGTTTGCTCCCGACATCACCTCGCCTCAAACTTTACTCGGCGTGGCTGACCTGGGTAAAGGTGCCTAA
- a CDS encoding sensor domain-containing protein, with translation MKLEPLSSPRFATQITVWYALIGTLWIVLSDHIVGLLLDAPGDLTYAQTLKGGGFVFITSFGLYVLLRRGARSLQKSYSLLETILESSTDAIFAKNIEGEYVVVNTAAAKMAGFPIQQMLGAKDKDVFGPERAHRLQEHDRITLVSGLRQERETRLNSNHGKSGPNDDDKTPQIYLTSKDIWYDARGIPIGVVGISRNITEAKRAYEALAESEERYRNLFACHPQPMWIYDQESLQFLAVNQAAIAHYGYSEAEFLSMTIEAIRPAEDVPSLLDNLQHKPSGYIVSGIRRHQKKDGSVIAVDITAHDFQFEGRPAQVILANDITERLQVQAQLERYAFSDTLTGLLNRTGFSRNLQQAIARNQDHNSPFTLLYLSLDGFTRLKFSLGHPVARQLLIEGAHRLKASFPKAIAARLEDNEFALRLRYEVNSVDAVVGHLRDHLTSVYHLNDHDVFSDCSIGVVRSNLGYADAEDYLQAGDTAMYQARSALPQKYIIFSQQLRDAALNRMELDAALRQALERNEFEVYYQPFIDLVTHQCLGFEALVRWQHPQRGLVPPGEFIPLTEETGLVVPLGEWVLRQACQQLQQWQTQLKLPRLTMSVNVAALQLTQPGFLDVLDDVLRTTGIDPSCLKLEITETTLMQNTEQIRCSLDQIKQRGINLSIDDFGTGYSSLSYLHLFTRDKPKY, from the coding sequence GTGAAACTTGAGCCGTTGTCCTCACCCCGTTTTGCGACACAAATCACAGTCTGGTATGCCCTCATTGGCACTCTGTGGATTGTCCTCTCGGATCATATTGTCGGTTTGCTACTGGATGCTCCAGGAGACTTGACCTACGCTCAAACCCTAAAAGGGGGGGGATTTGTTTTCATCACCAGCTTTGGCCTCTATGTTCTCCTGCGCCGGGGGGCGCGATCGCTTCAGAAAAGCTATAGCCTCTTGGAAACGATTTTGGAAAGTAGCACCGATGCCATTTTCGCCAAAAATATCGAGGGGGAGTATGTCGTCGTCAACACCGCCGCAGCGAAGATGGCCGGCTTCCCCATCCAGCAGATGCTTGGGGCTAAAGATAAAGATGTATTTGGGCCTGAGCGGGCCCACCGACTTCAGGAACACGATCGCATCACCTTAGTGAGTGGCCTCCGACAAGAGCGAGAAACCCGCTTGAACTCAAACCATGGCAAGTCTGGTCCGAATGACGACGATAAAACGCCTCAAATCTATCTCACCAGTAAGGATATTTGGTATGACGCGCGTGGCATTCCCATTGGGGTGGTGGGTATCTCCCGGAATATCACAGAGGCGAAACGGGCCTATGAAGCCCTAGCGGAGTCTGAAGAACGCTATCGCAATTTGTTTGCCTGTCATCCTCAACCCATGTGGATTTATGACCAGGAGAGCTTACAGTTTCTGGCGGTGAATCAAGCGGCGATCGCCCATTACGGCTACAGTGAGGCAGAATTCCTGTCTATGACCATTGAGGCCATTCGTCCAGCGGAGGATGTCCCGAGTCTTCTGGACAATCTACAACATAAACCCAGCGGCTATATTGTCTCAGGGATTCGGCGACATCAGAAAAAAGACGGCTCGGTGATTGCGGTAGATATTACTGCCCATGACTTCCAATTTGAGGGACGGCCGGCCCAAGTCATCTTAGCCAACGACATTACTGAACGACTTCAAGTCCAAGCCCAACTCGAACGCTACGCCTTTAGCGATACCCTAACGGGATTACTCAATCGCACCGGGTTCAGCCGCAATCTGCAACAGGCGATCGCCCGCAATCAAGATCACAACAGTCCCTTTACCCTTTTGTATCTGAGTCTCGATGGCTTTACCCGTCTTAAGTTTAGTCTGGGCCACCCGGTAGCACGGCAGTTGTTGATAGAAGGGGCCCATCGTCTCAAAGCCAGTTTTCCTAAGGCGATCGCCGCTCGCCTCGAAGATAATGAGTTTGCCCTACGATTACGCTACGAGGTCAATTCCGTTGATGCAGTTGTGGGTCACTTACGAGACCATCTCACCTCCGTCTATCACCTCAATGACCACGATGTCTTCTCCGATTGCAGCATTGGTGTGGTTCGCAGCAATTTAGGCTACGCCGATGCTGAAGATTACCTGCAAGCTGGAGATACGGCCATGTATCAGGCGCGATCGGCTTTGCCCCAGAAATACATCATCTTCAGTCAACAACTACGCGATGCTGCCCTCAATCGCATGGAACTCGATGCCGCTCTCCGCCAAGCCTTGGAGCGAAATGAATTTGAGGTCTATTATCAACCCTTTATTGATCTGGTGACCCATCAATGTCTAGGCTTTGAGGCCCTCGTGCGCTGGCAACATCCACAGCGGGGTTTAGTGCCACCGGGAGAGTTTATCCCTTTAACCGAGGAGACGGGCCTAGTGGTTCCCCTAGGGGAGTGGGTGCTGCGACAAGCCTGTCAGCAGTTACAACAGTGGCAGACTCAGTTGAAACTGCCCCGGTTGACCATGAGCGTCAATGTAGCCGCCCTACAATTAACACAACCGGGTTTTTTAGATGTGCTTGATGATGTGCTGCGTACCACTGGCATTGACCCCTCCTGTCTGAAACTAGAAATCACAGAAACAACCTTGATGCAGAATACCGAGCAAATTCGCTGTAGCTTGGATCAAATTAAACAACGAGGGATAAACCTAAGTATTGACGATTTTGGGACTGGGTATTCATCCTTGAGTTATTTACATTTATTTACGAGGGATAAACCTAAGTATTGA
- a CDS encoding EAL domain-containing protein, with protein MDDFGTGYSSLSYLHLFSFTVLKLDRSFVIQLESSDKSMENVYSA; from the coding sequence ATTGACGATTTTGGGACTGGGTATTCATCCTTGAGTTATTTACATTTATTTTCGTTTACAGTGCTTAAGTTGGATCGCTCCTTTGTAATTCAGTTAGAGTCGAGCGATAAAAGTATGGAGAACGTTTACAGTGCTTAA
- a CDS encoding EAL domain-containing protein, translating into MLKLDRSFVIQLESSDKSMEIVRNIARLAQNLNLDLVAEGIETQQQLALLQQLDFQEGQGYLFSYPLPAPAAQQWLQDRIQSDS; encoded by the coding sequence GTGCTTAAGTTGGATCGCTCCTTTGTAATTCAGTTAGAGTCGAGCGATAAAAGTATGGAGATTGTTCGTAATATTGCTCGACTGGCCCAAAATCTTAATCTGGACTTAGTGGCTGAAGGCATCGAAACGCAACAGCAATTAGCCCTGTTACAACAACTCGACTTTCAAGAAGGACAGGGGTATCTATTTTCTTACCCCCTGCCCGCTCCAGCCGCTCAACAGTGGCTCCAGGACAGGATACAATCGGACTCATAG
- a CDS encoding class I SAM-dependent methyltransferase produces the protein MKRVLEPEVMDTWEETIAYDAMDFTEVNQAFVDEAIALGPDSATVLDVGTGPARIPILLCHRRPQWTVTAIDLSHNMLKLGATHVAKAELGDRIRLDYADAKSLPYADASFDLVISNSIIHHLENPLPCLRELRRVLKPQGSLFLRDLVRPEDLAKVERLVQQLGSDYDPHQTQLFRDSLCAAFTLSEIQQMLENAGFAGISAYLSSDRHWTAKQAWQG, from the coding sequence ATGAAACGAGTTCTTGAACCCGAGGTGATGGACACCTGGGAAGAAACCATTGCTTACGATGCCATGGATTTCACGGAGGTCAATCAGGCCTTTGTCGATGAGGCGATCGCCCTCGGCCCTGATTCTGCAACAGTCCTCGATGTGGGGACGGGTCCCGCCCGGATTCCCATTTTGCTATGCCACCGCCGGCCCCAATGGACTGTCACCGCCATTGATTTATCCCACAATATGTTGAAACTCGGGGCCACCCATGTCGCCAAGGCAGAATTGGGCGATCGCATCCGTCTCGACTACGCCGATGCCAAATCTCTCCCCTATGCGGATGCCAGTTTCGACCTGGTCATCTCCAATAGTATTATCCACCATCTTGAAAATCCCCTCCCCTGTTTGCGGGAGCTGCGACGGGTTCTCAAGCCTCAAGGAAGTCTATTTTTGAGAGATTTAGTCCGTCCAGAGGATCTTGCCAAGGTTGAGCGTCTGGTGCAACAACTCGGCAGTGACTATGACCCCCATCAGACTCAACTGTTTCGAGATTCCCTCTGTGCTGCCTTTACTCTCAGCGAAATTCAACAGATGCTAGAGAACGCCGGATTTGCCGGAATCTCCGCCTACCTATCCTCCGATCGCCATTGGACGGCAAAGCAAGCTTGGCAAGGCTAG
- a CDS encoding orange carotenoid protein N-terminal domain-containing protein: protein MPFNIETARNIFPETLSADAVPATIARFSQLNAEDQLALIWFAYLEMGKSITIAAPGAANMQFAENTLNQIKGMSFQEQSQVMCDLANRADTEIGRTYAIWSSNIKLGFWYQLGEWMEQGLVAPIPDGYQLSANAKAVLEAIRGLDSGQQITVLRNSVVDMGFDTSKLDNYQTVAEPVVPPKEMSQRTSVSIKGVDNPTVLNYMNNMNANDFDNLIKLFVEDGALQPPFQRPIVGKDNVFKFLREDCQNLKLMPEQGVVESAEDGYTQIKVTGKVQTPWFGAAVGMNMAWRFLLNPENKIFFVAIDLLASPKELLNLTR from the coding sequence ATGCCATTCAATATCGAAACAGCCCGCAACATCTTCCCAGAAACTCTGTCCGCAGATGCCGTTCCCGCTACAATTGCTCGGTTTTCTCAGCTTAATGCGGAAGACCAGCTAGCCTTGATTTGGTTCGCCTATTTGGAGATGGGAAAATCAATTACCATTGCGGCGCCGGGTGCTGCTAATATGCAGTTTGCGGAGAACACCTTGAACCAAATCAAGGGGATGTCCTTCCAAGAGCAATCTCAGGTGATGTGTGACCTGGCTAATCGCGCCGATACTGAAATCGGCCGCACCTATGCGATTTGGTCGTCCAATATCAAACTGGGATTCTGGTATCAACTCGGAGAATGGATGGAGCAGGGTCTCGTGGCTCCCATCCCCGATGGCTATCAACTCTCAGCCAATGCCAAAGCGGTGCTAGAGGCAATTCGTGGCCTCGATTCCGGTCAGCAAATCACCGTGCTGCGTAACTCTGTCGTGGATATGGGCTTTGATACCAGCAAACTGGACAACTATCAAACCGTTGCCGAACCGGTTGTGCCCCCCAAAGAGATGTCGCAACGCACCAGTGTCAGCATTAAGGGTGTGGATAACCCCACCGTGCTGAACTACATGAACAACATGAACGCCAACGACTTCGATAACCTGATCAAGTTGTTTGTCGAAGATGGGGCCCTGCAACCGCCCTTCCAACGGCCCATTGTCGGTAAAGACAATGTCTTCAAGTTCCTCCGTGAAGATTGTCAGAACTTGAAACTGATGCCTGAGCAAGGGGTGGTTGAATCCGCTGAAGATGGCTATACCCAGATTAAAGTCACCGGGAAGGTACAAACGCCCTGGTTTGGTGCGGCTGTGGGGATGAACATGGCCTGGCGCTTCCTGCTCAACCCTGAGAACAAGATTTTCTTTGTTGCCATTGACTTGTTAGCGTCTCCTAAAGAGCTGTTGAACCTAACTCGTTAG
- the ccmS gene encoding beta-carboxysome assembly chaperone CcmS has protein sequence MESGISSPNAADHQWRKQLDQFVKANSQELAALAWGLHLQDPEGDSTLGIDVEPTPHFITCPREALVTLNEKVDNQLRVMMGVVENHNPEIEVLLLGVGRGQIQAIQYQPQPEPPQCFEDVGEDVETLLDRLEQRMQTVIDCSSEG, from the coding sequence ATGGAATCTGGAATCTCATCCCCAAACGCCGCCGATCATCAATGGCGGAAACAACTCGATCAGTTTGTGAAAGCGAACAGTCAAGAACTCGCGGCCCTGGCTTGGGGACTGCATCTACAAGACCCCGAGGGTGATTCTACCCTCGGGATTGACGTAGAACCGACCCCCCATTTCATCACCTGTCCCCGCGAGGCCTTGGTCACCCTCAACGAAAAGGTGGATAACCAATTGCGGGTGATGATGGGAGTGGTGGAGAACCATAACCCGGAAATTGAAGTCTTACTCTTAGGGGTCGGTCGAGGACAAATCCAAGCCATTCAATACCAACCCCAACCGGAGCCTCCCCAATGTTTTGAAGACGTTGGAGAGGATGTGGAGACCCTCCTCGATCGCCTCGAACAACGGATGCAAACCGTCATTGACTGCTCCTCGGAGGGGTGA
- a CDS encoding tetratricopeptide repeat protein, translated as MLFLAAIAVLAAPPVAAAPLASPQAPQRLVQANNGADVNDLLIEGQEFVIAGNLSAALRAYRQAAQLDDSNARIFSAIGYLEARQKNFDAAVTAYRRALELEANVPEFHYALAYSLANAGDYAAAEAEYETTISLNERNTNAFLGLGVMRYRQGNYEGALEAYRQAARLNNENWQVQESIGSTLLQLERYDEALEVLEEAAELAPNEGRIQVNLGVARLNQEDVEGALTAFNRAVELEPQDGSLLFEVGRLFLSQGERRQALDLFRQASRLVGDRADIHLTVGELLLDNNDGLNAILSLRQAIALEPDWPQAHYLLGRALRQRGRTSEAIASLETALELAEQQDNEDLIGAIETLLGEFN; from the coding sequence GTGCTGTTCCTCGCCGCGATCGCAGTCCTGGCGGCTCCCCCCGTCGCTGCTGCACCCCTGGCCTCCCCTCAAGCACCCCAGCGGTTGGTGCAGGCAAATAATGGCGCGGATGTTAATGACTTGCTGATCGAGGGACAAGAGTTTGTCATCGCCGGGAACCTCTCAGCTGCCTTGCGAGCCTATCGCCAAGCGGCTCAGTTGGATGATAGCAATGCCCGTATTTTCTCGGCAATTGGCTATCTCGAAGCACGGCAAAAGAACTTTGACGCAGCAGTCACCGCCTATCGTCGGGCCTTAGAGCTTGAAGCCAATGTTCCTGAGTTTCACTATGCCTTAGCCTATAGTCTGGCCAATGCTGGGGATTATGCTGCCGCTGAAGCCGAATATGAGACCACCATTTCTCTCAACGAGCGCAACACCAATGCTTTTTTAGGCTTAGGGGTGATGCGCTACCGTCAGGGGAACTATGAAGGGGCCCTTGAGGCCTATCGTCAAGCTGCCCGTCTCAATAACGAGAATTGGCAGGTACAGGAATCCATTGGTTCAACTCTTCTACAACTTGAGCGTTATGACGAAGCCTTAGAAGTCTTAGAAGAGGCCGCCGAACTTGCTCCCAATGAGGGACGGATTCAGGTCAACTTGGGCGTGGCCCGGTTAAATCAGGAGGATGTTGAGGGCGCCTTGACCGCCTTCAACCGAGCCGTCGAGTTAGAACCCCAGGATGGTTCTCTCTTGTTTGAGGTGGGGCGTTTGTTCCTCAGTCAGGGGGAACGGAGACAGGCCCTAGACTTGTTCCGACAAGCCTCACGCTTAGTTGGCGATCGCGCAGATATCCATCTGACAGTGGGTGAGCTTCTTTTAGACAACAATGATGGACTCAATGCCATTTTGTCCCTACGACAGGCGATCGCCCTAGAACCCGACTGGCCTCAGGCTCATTATCTCCTGGGGAGGGCCCTACGACAACGAGGCCGCACCTCGGAGGCGATCGCCAGCCTAGAAACAGCTCTCGAACTGGCCGAACAACAAGACAATGAGGATCTCATTGGGGCGATCGAGACCCTACTAGGCGAATTCAACTAA